Genomic DNA from Gorilla gorilla gorilla isolate KB3781 chromosome 13, NHGRI_mGorGor1-v2.1_pri, whole genome shotgun sequence:
CAGGGACGGCTGTAGGGGAGATCCACAGAGCTGGGTTCCCAGATTGGGTCTGTGCAGCGGGTGGGTGTCTCACCTCCATAGCGCCAATGACTCTGGTCATCCCCTGTATAAATGAAAAGGATGAACCGCTCAAGCTTAGAGCCCCAATCCCTTCCTGGCGGCCAAAACGATGTCACAAACGCAGATGCCTTACAGGAGCATTACGGGTAACAAATGCCTTAAGCGGGCCAGGTGCAAAGCACAGGAGACCTCACCCAAACTCAACACCGCAGCTGGGTGGGCCAAACAGCAATCCTACCAGCTTGCAATCATTGTCTTAGGGTCTGTAAAAGTGAGTGgctgcggccgggcgcggtggctcacgcctgtaatcccagcactttgggaggccgaggcgggcggatcacgaggtcaggagatcgagaccatcctggctaacatggtgaaaccccgtctctactaaaaatacaaaaaaaattagccgggcgtggtggcgggcgcctgtaatcccagctactcgggaggctgaggcaggagaatggcgtgaacccgggaggcggagcttgcagtgaacggagatcgcgccactgcactccaggctgggtaacagagcgagactccgtctcaaaaaaaaaaaaaaaaaaaaaaaaaaaaaaaaaaaagtgagtggcTGCttcaggccaggcgctgtggctcacgcctataatcccagcactttgggaggccagagtggttggatcacctgagatcaggagttcgaggccagccatgaccaacatggcgaaaccccgtctctactaaaaatacaaaaattagccgggcgtagtggcgcatgcctctaatcccagctacttggctagaggctgaggcaggagaatcacttgaacccgggaggtggaggttgcagtgagccgagatcgcgccattgcactccagcctgggcaacaaaagtgaaagtttgtctcaaaaaaaaaaaaaaaaaaaaaagtgagtgggCACTTCAGTCCTGAGTCCCAAATGAGTGAGTACAccatctttcctttctcccttctttcttctccccacTCATCCCTCTGCCTTGTATGGTCTCCAACCCCTTTCCCCAAATTCCTGGCTTGGGAGTCAAGAAGCCACGTTTCTATACCAGCTGTGTCCCTTCTTTCtaggtctcaatttcctcattgtaGCCTAAGATGAGATGACTTCTACCAGCTCTTCTTGCTTGTCTCTGGTACCCACTTCACCTCCCaagctttccttttctcttcccctcAAACTCTCTGACTCTCCTTCTCcacctatttttttcctctgtctgCACATTTTTTCTCTCATCTGCACTTCTCAtccctttctcttctccagcctcccccttctctcccatcTCATCCAGCTCACCTCTCTCCTTTTGcaccctttttattttctctccacgTCTGTCCCTTTCTACCTCCGAGAGTGGGGATGGGGATATTGGTATGGGACCTCTGGAAGGGCTTCTGTCGGGAGTACAgtctcccctccttccctgagTGACCAGAGCCTAGGCTGGGGTATGGGAGGGGAGGCATGAACCTCCTGGAACCTGGATTTGGAGATTGATGACCACTTACCTTCTTTGTCCCTGTGGGCATTATTCTGGGGTTCTTGAGGATCTCCAGGAGCCTCAACAGTAGGTAGATCCTCTAACTTCAGGGAGCCCTCTTCTTCTGATTTAGGCTTAACTTCAGGTAGATCCTCCTCTCCAGGTAGATCCTCCTCTCCGAGTGGATCCTCCTCTCTGGGTGGATCCTCCTCTCTGGGTGAATCCTCTTCACTGGGCAGATCCTCCTCGCCCAGTGGGTCATCTTCCCCAGAAGAGCCTCCTCCCAGGGGGGAATCCTCCTGCATCCAGGGCAACCTCTGGGGATGGGCAGGCACCAGAAGCAGCAGTGACAGCAGCAGTTGCACAGTGAGGCCTGGAGCAGGGGCTGGGATCAACAGAGGGAGCCAGGGGCTGGGGCACAGGGGAGCCATGCGGCTGACTGTGGGGTGTCCCAGCACACGGTGTGTACGGGCTGTACGTGCATTGGAAACAAGAGCTGGGTGGGGGAGGAGCAAGCCTGGAGGGGAGCAGGCTGACTCACAGAGCGCCCTTTTGCAGAGATGGAGCCAAAGTCTCACAGGTTTGTCTGGCCCTGTGCCCTCTCCCCCATACCAAAGCCAGGATGGGGGTGGAGTGAGGGGCAGGTGTGTGCACAGGCAGAAGGTTATCGGGGCCATGGACTCAGCTTGGAACCCAAGGCACCACCTGGCACTATGCAGGCTCTCCCTGGCACCACCCAGCTGCTTGCCAGCCAGCCTCAGCTAACCCTGGCCTGCTTCCCAGCTCCAGGCACAGAAGGGGAAAGGCAGGGGAGCTGGGGCCCCCATGTCCTCTGGCTGAGAGGGAAAGCAGCTCATGTATACATCCCTGACTCCACCAGGAAGCAGGTAAAGAGGTAGGGCAGGCTGCTAGGGGAGCCCGAGGGTGAGTTAAGTAATGGGTATGTGGGAGACAAACTTGAGCTTGAATGACAAGCAAGTGTATGTGTCAGAGGGGCTCTGATAGGTTTaacctatatttatttttcaacacaTTACTCTCCTGCTCAAAAGCCTTCATTGGCTCCCCACTGCCTGCCACGATATGCACATTGTGTACTTCTGACTTCCAACTTCCTTCAAAACCTTGCCCAAGAGACCTTCCATCTTGTCTCCTACTACTCTCCCTCATACTCTAGCCAaattaaactattatttttttctccaaacctTTTACCACCTTTGTTAATCTAGTTCTTGTTCCCTGAAATGCTATTTACTattgcattcaacaaatatttatttagtaccaCCATAGGTCCAGCACTGGGCTATGGACTAGGGACATGGAAATGAATAAGACACGGTCcctcattttgggaggctgaggtgggtggattgcttgagtccaggagttcgagaccagcccgggcaacatggccaaaccctgtctctactagaaatacaaaaaattagccaggtgtaatggcatgtgcctgtagtcccagctactcaggaggctgaaatgggatgatggcttgagccgaggcagttgaggctgcagtgagctgagattgtaccattgcactctggcctgggtgacagagcaagaccctgtctcaaaacaacaacaacaacaacaacaacaacaaaaaacgctACCTGCCCTGAGCAGCTCACAATCTAGTGAGTGAGGGCAAACCCTGTCAATATCATCATATTAAGGGAAGAGAGATGAATTCTGCTTTAGAAGATAATATAGACGTAGGCAAATTTGATCATGTCCTTGAAGAAATACCAGTTCCATTGGTAAAAACAATAGGGAGAATGATATTCTGGGCAAAGGGAAGGCATAAAATATTATGAGCAGGAGAGTGACAGAATCCAGTTCTCATACTAGGTCACGCTGAGGGCTTGAGGGCTAGTATGGAGCACAGATTGCAGGGGAAGACTGGGTGCAAGGAGATGGGGCAGAAGAGTGTGAGGACACCAAGAATGGGCTTAGGCctcccagtttttttcttttctcttcttttctttttcttttcttttttttttttgagacagagtctcactctgctacccaggctggagtgaagtggcgcgatctcggcccactgcaatctccacctcccaggttcaagcgattctcttgcctcagcctcctgagtagctgggactacaggcacctgccaccacgcccagctaatttttgtatttttggtagagattggggttttgccatgttggccaggcttgtcttgaactcctgacctcaggtgatctgcccgccttggcctcccaaagtgctgggattacaggctggttttttttctaattaattatttttaaaatttattttagagatgggatctcactgtgttgcccaggctggagggcagtggctattTACAGGTGCAACCCTGTTACTGATCAGCAttgagttttgacctgctccagTTTCCACCTGGGTCCGTTCAACCATCCTTAGGCAACCAGGTTGATGCAGAACTTAGTGCAGACACCTGACTGGTATACTACACTACAGCCCAGAaatcctgggatcaagtgatcctcctgcctcaacctcccaagtagctgggactacaggcacgcgccattaCACCTGGCTAGTCTGCCCTTTTAACAATTTATTAAGCCTCCTCCAGTCCTTCAGGTGCTGTTCTAGGCCCTACAGATGCAGCATTGAATAGAGAATAGCTCTACTGTTTTGTAGCTCACATTCTAGTAAGGCTCCATTGGCTTAAACAAACTACAAGAGAATAAGGCCATTTCAGGTCCATATCTAGGGCTAATATTCAGTAGGCACCCACCAATATGGTTGTGTAggttaattaaatatattaagatatttctaATCCTGTTGGCATATAGCCATGGCCCCTAGCTCCAGGGTACCCCTGCTACCCTAGCTCTTCCTTAGGGACCCTCCAGACCTCCTGATCCCTTATCTAAAGAGGTATTCCCTGGCATAACAGAGTCCCCAGGAGCCCACTTGAGTGCTCAGCCACCTTCAACTCTGATAGGTCAGTGCTTGTGCACTTGCTGCTGTATCACAAATAGTtttactggccaggtgcagtggctcatgcctctaataccagcactttgggaggccaaggcgtgcagatcacctgaggtcaggagttcgagaccagcctggccaacatggtgaaaccccgtctctactaaaaatacaaaaattagctgggcatggtggcaggcacctgtaatctcagctactcaggaggctgaggcaggagaatgacttgaacctgggaggcagaggttgcagtgagccgagatcgcgccactgcactccagcctgatcgacagagtgagactctgtctcaaaaacaaacaaacagacaaaaatcgtcgctaacacagtgaaaccccgtctctactgaaaaaaaaaaaaaaaaaaattagccgggcgtggtggcgggcgcctgtagtcccagctactcgggaggctgaggcaggagaatggcgtgaacccaggaggcaaagcttgtagtaagctgagatcgtgccactgcactccagcctgggcgacaaagcgagactctgtttcaaaaaaaaaaaaaattttactgtcCTCCCTGTCTAATCCCTTCTGTTCTTTGAAACTCAGATGAAAGGCCACCTCCTTCAGGAAACTCCTTAACCAACCCTCTACCACTAGTCTGGAAAAGATCCCTGGCATCTTTGAGCCAACCCAGTTCTTTGCCTGCCCTCAATAATAACCTTGTCCACCATCTAACTCATATAAGGGTGATTTATGACATTTTATCTGCTCTAACGGCCTTCAGCTCCATAAGGGCAGGGTCCGTACTTGATTGAGTCAATCTTTTATTCAACAGCCATTATTGAGCATTTTCTTTTTGCAGATTACCTTGCCAGGTGCTTGAGAAATACCAAATTGACTAAGATATattctctgccctcaaggagctcattgTCAATGACCTGTGCATGTCCACAACTATCCCATAAACATGACATAactttttacattattattatttttgagacaaggtcttactctgtcacccagactggagtacagtggcgtcatagctcactgcaggctcgacctcctaggctcaagtgatccccctgcctcagcctcctgagtagctaggaccacaggcacaagccaccacccctggctaatttttttatttgttttgtagagacagggtttcgctatattgcccaggttggtcttgaactcttgacctcaagtgatcctctgacctcaagtgatcctccaacctcagcctccaaaagagttgggattataggcgtgagccaccatgcctggcccaacacCACATTTTTGTGGCACTCCAAATCATCTGTGTTGTCGGATGACTGTCATATtgtacaacaaaatatatatgactGAATAACAGCTGTCCTCCAAATGGTCAACCTCAGATGTAGTCAGCCTAAGATTCTAGGGTGCCATTTCTGGAGCCAAATTCAGAGCTCTCCATGGCAGTGTGGTCCAGGGTACACTCTGGATGGCCAGCTGATTGTCTTGGTCAGCTCTGTCATTAGCTTGGACCTTGCTTGGCCCCTGACACATGGAAGTACATGGTAATATCTGAATTGGATGGGCCTATACAAGACAGAATGTGGTAACGACTAATCCAGCTCTCTGTTACAGCTCACTCATTTTTCAAATGCGATTCCCTatggctctgtttctctgtctctctcgtcTCTGGTCTGAGTGGAGAATGTGGACTCTGACCCTGGATCATGCTGGGAGTCTGCCAAACCCTCAAACAGGTTTGAGTTATTGTTTCCTGAGTCTCCCCGGGTTGGGACAGAGTATACTCAGGACTGACTGATCAGGGCACCCCACACCTGGATCAGGACCTCTCTGTGGTTATTATAGGCCAAGTGTTTGCTCATGAGGGTTTGTGTTTTCAAACACTGAGGGGTCATGTTACTAAAACATGTCTCTGCCTATCCCAGCATGGCAGAGGAGGAAACTATTCACTGATGGGGTAGAAAGGAAAATGCTCCCTTCTCCCAAGCCATAGCTTGGGGGCAAAGACTGATCAAATTCCTTGTGGAACCTTGAGGCTGACTTGTAGTTCTGGCTACCTCCCCATCTATATTCATTTCcaagggctgctgtaacaaattaccaccaagtgggtggcttaaaacaacagaaatggattttctcacagttctggaggccagagtctgaaatcaaggttttGACAGGACTGGACTCTCTCTGaaggctctggggaagaatccttccttgcctcttctagcttctggcggctccaggcattccttgacttgtagCTGCATTACTCCATGTCTGCCTCCAACTTCGCATGGCCTTCTCTTGCCCCTGTGTCTCCACTGGGTGTCTCTCACTgagacacttgtcattggatttagggcctaccAACATAATCCagaatgatctcatctcaagatccttaactaattatgtctgcaaagaccctttttcccaACAAGGTCACATATACAGGTcttggggattaggacatggacatgtCTTTATGGGGCCACCATTTAGTCCACCATCAGTGCAGGGGAACTGACGTGGACGCACAGGATGAGAAGGGATGAGTTCGTATTGAAGACTCTCATGCTTTTGCCCTTATCCTGCTACTTATCTTTGCAAGGCAGTGTCATCCACTCCCATGGCTCCTATAAATTGATGACACCCAAGTATTCCCAGGCTGGACTCTCTCCCCATGTCAGACCCATAACCATCTGCCTAATAGACAAGACCCAagacatctccacttggatgtcCCACAAGTATTTCAAGTTTAACAGGCCCCAGGTTGAATTTGTCTTCCCCGCAAATCTCCTTTTCATCCTCCTTCAGTGAATAGCACCACCCTCCACCTAGAAGCCAGAAACCTGGTACCATCTCTACTTTCATCTTTTCCTTCACCCTAGCATTCAATAACCATGCCCTATGGATTCTACCTTCTAAATTTTTCATCTACATTTTTCATCTTGGCTCATACTTTCGTCACCTCTTACCTGGATGACTGCAACTGCCTCCTGATGGGTCTTGCTGAGTCCAGCCAACCAGAGTGATGTTTCTAAAATGGCACATCTGATGATCTCACTCCCTGTTTAAGGCCTTTCAATGGTTTCCCATTGCCCTTAGGATAAGGTTCACAGTACCTGACGTGGCCTTCAGCGGGCCGCCATTGCCCTGGTTTCCATGGTGGGCTTGTGACCTAGGGAGGTCCAATCAGTGAAGCTCTCTGTCTGAAGTATTTGATGGCTAAGGGAACCAACTCTGCGGACAACACATAAAGAAGCACACAGCCATTGTAACTGTGGGCAGCCATCTTGTACCCACAATGGAAGCCAGCCTTAAGATGAAGGTAAAACCACGGAAGGCACAGTGGAGTGGTGGAAAGAGGTCCTTGGTAACATGATTGAGCTGCTGGATTAGGCCAACACTAGGGCCCACCTGCTTCTGGACTTTTCAGTTGCATGAGCCAATAAATTATCTTAATGTTTAGCCACTTTGAATTTATTATTACTTATATCACAATTTTACTGATATAAATTCCTTCTAAGTTTGGCCTCTGTCTACCTCTCCAGTCTCCTTTGTCATCACTCTCTCCCTTGCAGTCTATGCTCTCATCTTACAGAACTTCTAGCAGTTCCTTAAATTCATCATATGCTTGCATATGTGTGTGTCCAAGCCTTTGTCCATGCTGTTTGACTCTTTTTTCCACTTCCCTTGCTGCCAGTGCCCAGCTCTGCCTAGCCAGGTTTTATTCATCCTTCAGGTCATCAGTTCACATATCACTTCCTTTGagaagaagccttccctgactcctACACTAGGATCAGTCCCTTCACTGCATGCTTGTGTAGAAGACTACATGTCTCTTGTAATGTTTCCTCAGTTTATGGTGACTCCTTACTGTATCTGCCATGCTGGAGTGTAAGCTCCCTGTGGGCAGGGATCATATGTCTCTTGTCCACCATTTCATCTTCATGCCTAGCACAGGACCTGGCACATGattggcatttaattttttttttttttttgagacagagttctgctcttattgcccaggctggagtgcgatgacatgatctcggctcactgcaacctctgcctcctgggttcaagcgattctcctgcctcagcctcccaagtagctgggattacaggcatgtgccaccatgcccggctaattttgtatttttagtagagatggggtttcaccacgttggtcaggctggtctctgacaACACATAAAAAAGCACACAGCCATTGTAACtgtaactcccgacctcaggtgatccgcctgcctcagcctcccaaagtgctgggattacaggcgtgagccaccatgcccagcctaattttgttgaatgactgatGATTGTTGTTCAAAGCATCCCTAGTGCTTCTCCAGCATCCATCGGATTGAAAGCAAAATTTGAGGATAAAGAATAAAGGGGTTATTGACTATCCTCTGAACCTCCTCCTGTTGGCCCCTCCTATCTTTGGCTGTGGGAGTGGAGTTTAGCAGCTGTTCCAGGTAGAGTATGGTGTGCCTGACTTGCTCTGTGGGAGACTCGGTCCCCAGGGAATTAGTTGTCACCAACTGTTTTCAGTGTGTCTTCTCGGCTTTGCCCTCTTCCTCTTCTAGAGTTGAATGATTCCCCAACCGAGGCTCACAGGAGGCTCTATTCCCCACCCCTCTTCCACCCACCCAAAGCACTAACACACACTGGCAGCATTCACAAACATACCCATCACCAACTGCACCCCAGGTGTTGTGGTCTACTCTCATCACCTGGGCTCACAGTGACACCAATTACCATGGGATTATCTGTCCTCTTCCATGTTTGAGCTCTTAGTGTGTGGACTGTCCCACATTCACTTGAGACAGTGTAACCAGTCCTTTACCTATCTGGTATCACCACCAGTTTCCTTGGGACGTAAGCCCAAGGTACAGTCTGATCCAAACTCTCCCCTTCCTTCATCCAAGTCCTTCAAGTTATTCCTCCCTGGTCTAAGCCCAGCATTATTCCTTTCTTAGAATTCTTAGAATGTCAGAGCTGGTGGGGAGGTGGTAGAGACCTCAGAACCCTGACAATCCCCTGGTTCTTGGCTTGTGGCCCAGATTCCTAGGAGTCCAAAACAGTAGGGAGGGAGCCTAAAGTTtctgacattttgttttttttaataacttttttttctaactaCAAAGTAATGCATGCTTAATGTAGAAAGCTTGGGAAAGGCAGAAGtataagagaatttttaaaatcaccctGTTTGTCCCATTCATCCCTTTAGCTTCAGTgatccagtgcctggcacagataCAGATTAGGTACTTAATACACATTTGTTAAACACATTATCTTCAATTCCATTACCCGGAGATAAAAACCacagttaactttttatttttattatttatttatttatttatttttttggagagatggagtctcgaactcctgggctcaggcgatcctcctgcctctgcctcccaaagtgctggaattacaggtgtgagctcccGTGCCTGGCCACAGAGTTAACTTTTGATTGTTTTGCCTTCCAacgttttatatatgttttatacaaaGGGGATTATATTATACACCTTTGTAGcctgctttttttcctctcagcAATATACTTACTATGTGCGTTTTCCCATATCGATAGCTTCTTTACAACACCATTTTTAATACTTTCATATCATTCCTTCAAATGGCTATACTTTTCCTAGCCAATTCTGGGAACAACTGATCCCCTGGCATTTGGCATGGGCCCAGGACAGAATGTGTACTGTAATGACCGGCCCCCGTCCCAATTCTCCAGATAGGACATTAAGTTCCTGCCAGCATCTGCAGCCCGTCTCCTGACTCAAAGTTCAGGCTGCTGCTCCAACATAGTGCCACTCAGAGGAGGGCTCCACACCTGCCCCCCaccttgccctgccctgccctgccctgccctgccttggccgGCGCCGCGCACCTAAAGCGCCGCCCTGGCGGTGGGGCTGGACGGAAGAGACCCTGCGCGGTCCGGCCGCTCGCCGCGCATGCTCCTTCCTGCGCGCTGCCCTCCCCGGCCCCGCCTCCGCGGCTGCTGCCCGCGAGCGGCTGGGATTTGAATCTGCCGCGGACTGCAGCCGGAAGTGTCGATCCCTCAGCCAGGCATGGAGCTCTCCTACCCCGGTGCGCGGTGCCCGGTGCAAGAGCAGCGTGCCCGCTGGGAGCGGAAACGCGCCTGCACCGCCCGGGAGCTGCTAGAGACCGAGCGGCGCTACCAAGAACAGCTGGGGCTGGTGGCCACGGTGGGGGACCTGGCACACGCTCCCATTATAGGACAGGGACCCCAGGGTGTGGGAGGGTCTCTGCGAGGTCGGTAACCCGGAGTAGGGTGGTCTTGGACTATCCCTCTGCATGTAGGGAGCCTGGGCAGACTTCTGCGGTTTCTGGGGGCGCTTGGCGTTAGCCTTCTCTTCCTCTAGGCTAAGAACCAATGTTCTCTCCTTCCGCAGTACTTTTTGGGGATCCTGAAAGCCAAGGGGATCCTGCGACCACCTGAGCGCCAGGCCCTGTTTGGCTCCTGGGAGCTCATCTACGGCGCCAGCCAGTGAGTGGAAGGGGcacagggagaggaaaggagggagagtcCTGGCCTGTGGCCGTGCACAGAGCTTGGAGTCAGACTTAGGTTCTATTTGGAGTCCGCCAGTTACCTCACCTGTGGCCTTGGCCCAGTGCCTTAGCATGCCCTTGTTctccatctgtacaatggggtAATAGCACTACTATTAGTGCTATTAATTCTCATGAAAACTAAATGAGGTGGTGCTTGAGTGGTTCTAGAGCTGCCCTTTTGCTGTCCTTGCCCACACAGGGAGCTGCTTCCCTACCTGGAAGGAGGATGCTGGGGCCAAGGGCTGGAGGGCTTCTGCCGCCACTTGGAGCTCTATAACCAATTTGCTGCCAACTCAGAGAGGTCCCAGACCACCCTGCAGGTACCTGGAGATGACCTCAAATCTTGCCCCTTACCTTTCCCCTTCATCTGGAGACCCAAACTTCATACATTTCCTGCATTTATAGAGCCCTCTGGGTGCTCAGCTCTGTGGTAAGTTCCTTGTAGAGAAACAAGAGTTTCTCTCAGGAGCACAGCTTACTGAAGGTTGGGAATGTGGATACAGATGAATGCAATATAAGGAGTGGCTTCTCTCCCTGCTTCCAATCCTTTCTCCCTCACTCCAGGAGcagctaaagaaaaataaaggtttcCGGAGGTTTGTACGGCTTCAGGAAGGCCGCCCTGAGTTTGGGGGCCTTCAGCTCCAGGAcctgctccctctgcctctgcAACGGCTCCAGCAGTGAGTGAACTCTTGATTCCAGCCGCCTCTCTCTTTTAGTTTGTATGACTGCTGCCCTCAGCTTTGTGGGATGCCTTGGGGTCGATCCCAAACTCCTGCCTCGACCCTGAGCCAAATTGCTTCTAAAAACCTTTTGCAAGAGTAAATGTGAACCCATTGGAGTACCCAGGGTctgcagcctgaggccctcagctGGAACTGTGGAACTTTAAATTGAAGTGAGGGGGCCTGTACTAGGGCCTGAGGCACGGTTTCTGGAAAAGTTGCAGATGAGGGGCTGGCCGGGGTTAGAATTTCTGTCTCTGGGTTAAGCCTGAGTTAAGGGCTATAGTCAGGCTGTCTGTAGCATCCTCCTTGGGTTGATAAACTTTCATCTTCCAATCTGGCCTCCTGAAGTATGGCTAGTCTGCCAGTGACTCTTCAGTGTGGGATGGAAGAGGGCTGTGTGGTGTGAGCCTGGTTCTGAGTCCTACATGAAAGAAGGGGATACAGTAGCCAGAAGCAGATCTTTCCTGGCCTTCAATTGAAGTATGGGTAGAGGGTGATCTGCACATCAGGCAGGGGGAATTCTGCCTGGCTCTGCTTCCCCTCAGACTTCCCACTGTTGAATTCCAGGTATGAGAATCTCGTCGTAGCTTTGGCTGAAAACACAGGTCCCAACAGCCCTGACCATCAACAGCTCACACGTAGGTTCTTGCTCCTCGGCAACGCAGGCTGGAGGCTTCCTCTCCTGTATTCCTTTCTGATTCTGACCTCCAACAATGTCTGGTATGACCCTATCTTCCACTGACATGTATACAGTGTCCCTACTGTTCTGCCTTTTCTTCAAGAAGTCAGACCCTGAC
This window encodes:
- the ARHGEF39 gene encoding rho guanine nucleotide exchange factor 39 isoform X3, with the translated sequence MELSYPGARCPVQEQRARWERKRACTARELLETERRYQEQLGLVATYFLGILKAKGILRPPERQALFGSWELIYGASQELLPYLEGGCWGQGLEGFCRHLELYNQFAANSERSQTTLQEQLKKNKGFRRFVRLQEGRPEFGGLQLQDLLPLPLQRLQQYENLVVALAENTGPNSPDHQQLTRRWFLRQGWLLVVPPHGEPRPRMFFLFTDVLLMAKPRPPLHLLRSGTFACKALYPMAQCHLSRVFGHSGGPCGGLLSLSFPHEKLLLMSTDQEELSRWYHSLTCAISNQKN
- the ARHGEF39 gene encoding rho guanine nucleotide exchange factor 39 isoform X2, which codes for MELSYPGARCPVQEQRARWERKRACTARELLETERRYQEQLGLVATYFLGILKAKGILRPPERQALFGSWELIYGASQELLPYLEGGCWGQGLEGFCRHLELYNQFAANSERSQTTLQEQLKKNKGFRRFVRLQEGRPEFGGLQLQDLLPLPLQRLQQYENLVVALAENTGPNSPDHQQLTRAARLISETAQRVHTIGQKQKNDQHLRRVQALLSGRQAKGLTSGRWFLRQGWLLVVPPHGEPRPRMFFLFTDVLLMAKPRPPLHLLRSGTFACKALYPMAQCHLSRVFGHSGGPCGGLLSLSFPHEKLLLMSTDQEELSRWYHSLTCAISNQKN
- the ARHGEF39 gene encoding rho guanine nucleotide exchange factor 39 isoform X1; translation: MELSYPGARCPVQEQRARWERKRACTARELLETERRYQEQLGLVATYFLGILKAKGILRPPERQALFGSWELIYGASQELLPYLEGGCWGQGLEGFCRHLELYNQFAANSERSQTTLQEQLKKNKGFRRFVRLQEGRPEFGGLQLQDLLPLPLQRLQQYENLVVALAENTGPNSPDHQQLTRAARLISETAQRVHTIGQKQKNDQHLRRVQALLSGRQAKGLTSGRWFLRQGWLLVVPPHGEPRPRMFFLFTDVLLMAKPRPPLHLLRSGTFACKALYPMAQCHLSRVFGHSGGPCGGLLSLHGNSKGFSFSLDLSEPCAKRWSLSSCPSLMRSYCLCPQTRRSCHAGTTV